From a single Syngnathus scovelli strain Florida chromosome 2, RoL_Ssco_1.2, whole genome shotgun sequence genomic region:
- the LOC125989331 gene encoding rho-related GTP-binding protein Rho6: MKERRLPQPFVARCKLVLVGDVQCGKTAMLQVLAKDCYPETYVPTVFENYTASMELDGQRVELSLWDTSGSPYYNNVRPLCYSDSDAVLLCFDISRPDSVDSALKKWKAEIQDFCPCTRILLIGCKTDLRTDVCTRMELSNQKQTPISHEQGCSWAKQLGAEAYLECSAFTSEKSIHSVFRAAALACMNKLQPADKPSPVRRLSKRLLHLPSKTEIISSTFNKEKSKSCTIM; the protein is encoded by the exons ATGAAGGAGAGACGCCTCCCGCAGCCCTTTGTAGCGCGCTGCAAATTGGTGCTGGTTGGAGATGTCCAATGCGGTAAAACGGCCATGCTTCAGGTCCTGGCTAAGGACTGCTACCCAGAG aCGTACGTCCCGACTGTGTTTGAGAACTACACAGCCTCTATGGAGCTTGATGGCCAGCGTGTTGAGCTCAGTCTTTGGGACACATCAG GTTCCCCGTACTACAACAATGTTAGGCCCCTCTGCTACAGCGACTCCGATGCAGTGCTGTTATGCTTTGACATCAGCAGACCAGACAGCGTAGACAGCGCGCTGAAGAAG TGGAAAGCGGAGATCCAGGACTTTTGTCCTTGTACTCGGATCCTGCTAATAGGCTGCAAGACGGACCTGCGCACAGATGTGTGCACACGCATGGAGCTGTCCAATCAGAAACAGACGCCCATCTCCCACGAGCAG GGTTGTTCCTGGGCCAAGCAGCTCGGCGCCGAAGCGTACCTGGAGTGCTCAGCTTTCACGTCAGAGAAGAGCATCCACAGCGTTTTCCGTGCGGCCGCCTTGGCCTGCATGAACAAACTCCAACCGGCCGACAAGCCCAGCCCAGTTCGCCGTCTCTCCAAGAGACTCCTACACCTGCCCAGTAAGACGGAGATTATCTCCTCCACTTTCAACAAGGAGAAGTCAAAGAGCTGCACCATCATGTGA
- the prim1 gene encoding DNA primase small subunit — MSPVSSSLLDYDPASLPDLLPLYYRRLFPFSQYYRWLNYGGVQKNYFQNREFSFTLKDDIYVRYQSFTTQNELEKEMQKMNPYKIDIGAVYSHRPSQHNTVKSGTFQALEKELVFDIDMTDYDDVRSCCSAADICSKCWTLMTIAIRILDRALRDDFGFQHLLWVYSGRRGVHCWVCDEAARTLSTSARSAVAEYLSLVKGGEETVKKVVLTEPIHPFIRESLSILERYFPMYALQQQDILGRKESIEQVLALVPEDVRKELQQNFKNEKNPENRWELIVEQASRKQMTAKKGQHFEKEIMLQYCYPRLDVNVSKGVNHLLKSPFSVHPKTGRISVPMDLTELDTFDPLSVPTISLICNELDRVKVGEVEDENVEVKENEEETAEKRKIRGYKRTSLVKYVKYFDKFLDGLAQSWKGELLRKSDLQKDF, encoded by the exons ATGTCGCCAGTGTCATCTTCGTTATTGGATTATGATCCAGCGAGTCTACCGGATTTACTACCGCTTTACTACCGACGACTGTTTCCTTTCTCACAGTACTACCGCTGGCTCAACTATGGCGGAG TGCAGAAAAACTATTTCCAGAACCGAGAGTTCTCCTTCACCCTCAAAGACGACATCTACGTCCGCTACCAGTCTTTTACCACACAGAACGAACTGGAAAAAGAAATGCAGAAGATGAACCCTTACAAAATCGATATCGGGGCAGTCTACAGCCACCGA CCCAGTCAACATAACACGGTGAAGTCTGGAACCTTCCAGGCTCTGGAGAAGGAGCTGGTGTTTGATATTGACATGACCGACTATGATGATGTCAGAAGCTGTTGCAG TGCTGCGGACATTTGTTCCAAGTGCTGGACTCTGATGACCATCGCAATACGAATCCTAGACAGAGCGCTTCGAG ATGACTTTGGTTTCCAGCACCTCCTGTGGGTTTATTCTGGCAGAAGAGGGGTTCATTGTTGGGTGTGTGATGAAGCTGCCAGGACCCTTTCGACATCAGCTCGATCCGCAGTGGCAGAATACCTCAGTTTGGTCAAG GGTGGTGAGGAGACTGTGAAGAAAGTGGTGCTGACAGAGCCAATTCATCCCTTTATAAG AGAATCACTGTCAATTTTGGAGAGATACTTTCCCATGTATGCCCTGCAGCAACAGGACATACTGGGCCGCAAGGAGTCTATAGAGCAAGTGCTGGCTCTTGTGCCTGAAG ATGTTCGAAAAGAGTTACAACAAAACTTCAAGAATGAGAAAAACCCTGAGAACAGGTGGGAACTCATCGTGGAACAAGCCAGCAGGAAACAG atGACTGCCAAGAAGGGCCAACACTTTGAGAAAGAGATCATGCTGCAGTATTGTTACCCACGACTCGATGTGAATGTTAGTAAAGGTGTGAACCATTTGCTAAAGAGCCCTTTCAGCGTCCACCCCAAAACAG GGCGCATCTCGGTTCCCATGGACCTCACAGAACTGGATACGTTTGATCCCTTGAGTGTACCCACAATCAG TTTGATCTGCAACGAGTTGGATCGGGTCAAGGTGGGTGAGGTGGAAGACGAAAATGTAGAAGTCAAGGAAAATGAGGAAGAAACTGCAGAGAAACGGAAAATCAGAG GTTACAAAAGAACCAGTCTGGTTAAATACGTCAAGTATTTTGATAAATTTTTGGATGGCCTTGCTCAGTCATGGAAAGGAGAACTTCTCAGAAAGAGTG ATCTTCAAAAGGATTTTTGA
- the naca gene encoding nascent polypeptide-associated complex subunit alpha isoform X1: protein MPGEATETVTEQEMHHPQVETATRPAPAPTQQPQTTSGPAKPKDAKSAQGSSAPKAVPSRRKRSSMSASSASPTSPKSTPSSTPLSPVPSPLASSPSAHPGSRFAPKVVKAGKQDKPKKGEAFVPQPVTQDVKVIEESKRSVQTKQIVDARPVPTEPKQTSAAAAKPVATPAAPKVTPKSSLAASNSLASSPSKSSAVTLMTPVSLLADDDLPPLIPPTKPSKILKQSSPVGPIEVSKIESKSKTNIDPKTMPAQEAVPVKGLKVSTVTAETKIFSQTKISSFEIKPAPQVKPAPVEEGKPDVKAAKPAAQVKPAIVQHVPVNVTKPATGNVAKITPEDKNVKHAPIEAAKLPVQQKLEPLLASKPATQDMPTPMQAAKSSQQCKTAKPAPAEGTRPAAQDKEVPVKSAKSVPQDKSSLMQAAKPAPQDKAANPAPIQATKSALQDKHVPVPVAKPAPQDKPGRDAPVGATKCAKLAPQEGFASMKATEPAPQNKATKPDPVETTKLGTEDKHVPLEAVKPAPQGKATKLVTMEATKPATHEKHVPSQVAKPATKEKVTPVQAKATKSAPQDKASNPLSVEATKPALLDKHAPVQAAKSASQEKSTLVQAAKLAPQDKAPKPLPVEATKPALHDKPVPVQAAKPASQEKSTLVQATQAAKLAPQDKAPKPLPVEATKPALHDKPVPVQAAKPASQEKSTLVQATQAAKLAPQDKAPKPLPVEATKPALHDKHAPVQAAKPATQEKSTPMHPTKADKLVPQDKAPKPLPVEVTKPASQDKHAPAQAAKPASQDKSTSVQATKPAPQEKITKPAPQEKTAKPAPQEKASKPAFVEPTKPGLHDKNVPVEATKPAPLGKATDAKPASQEKAAKPATVGDTKPAFQDKHAPVQAPKPSPLDKTAKPAPLGPPKPQDKPVPAQVVKSAPQDKTGKPAPVEATSPASQGKSTAMKASEPNMQDKPVVEAEKPAQKAELKSVAETKPVVETKLVADSPVNDSTSRKLTFAEALAKPVPVQPDAELQNSVIVLKTAPASDKTPAQVETVIKNDAGSGTESDSDDSVPELEEQDSAQTQTQQAQVAAAAELDEEPVSKAKQSRSEKKARKAMSKLGLRQVTGVTRVTIRKSKNILFVITKPDVYKSPASDTYIVFGEAKIEDLSQQAQLAAAEKFKVQGEAVSNIQENTQTPTVQEESEEEEVDETGVEVKDIELVMSQANVSRAKAVRALKNNNNDIVNAIMELTM from the exons ATGCCTGGCGAAGCAACAGAAACAGTCACGGAGCAAGAGATGCACCACCCACAAGTGGAGACTG CAACACGTCCTGCCCCAGCTCCCACCCAGCAACCTCAGACAACTTCTGGCCCTGCAAAGCCAAAAGATGCCAAAAGTGCTCAGGGTTCTTCTGCCCCAAAGGCTGTTCCTAGCAGAAGGAAACGCTCTTCTATGTCTGCCTCTTCCGCCTCTCCCACCTCGCCAAAATCAACTCCCTCCTCAACTCCCTTGTCTCCGGTTCCGTCTCCCTTAGCTTCCTCACCTTCAGCTCACCCCGGTTCTCGTTTTGCTCCTAAAGTTGTGAAGGCTGGCAAACAAGATAAACCCAAGAAAGGGGAGGCTTTTGTGCCTCAGCCTGTCACCCAGGATGTCAAGGTCATTGAAGAAAGCAAAAGGTCTGTGCAGACTAAGCAAATTGTTGATGCTAGGCCTGTCCCAACTGAGCCAAAACAGACATCTGCAGCTGCTGCAAAGCCTGTTGCAACCCCAGCAGCCCCTAAAGTTACACCAAAGTCTTCTCTGGCAGCTTCAAATTCTCTTGCTTCTAGCCCTTCCAAATCTTCTGCTGTTACCCTGATGACACCTGTTTCTCTTCTTGCTGACGATGATCTCCCGCCACTCATTCCACCGACAAAGCCAAGCAAAATATTAAAACAAAGTAGTCCCGTTGGACCTATAGAAGTATCTAAAATAGAATCCAAATCCAAGACTAACATAGACCCAAAGACTATGCCTGCTCAGGAAGCTGTTCCTGTTAAGGGCCTCAAAGTTTCAACTGTCACTGCTGAGACCAAAATATTCTCTCAAACTAAAATCAGCAGCTTTGAGATTAAGCCAGCCCCTCAGGTCAAACCTGCTCCTGTGGAAGAGGGAAAGCCAGATGTTAAGGCAGCTAAGCCAGCCGCCCAGGTCAAACCTGCCATTGTGCAGCATGTTCCTGTGAACGTTACCAAGCCTGCCACAGGGAACGTTGCCAAGATAACCCCAGAAGACAAGAATGTCAAACATGCTCCAATTGAAGCCGCCAAGCTACCTGTGCAGCAAAAGCTTGAGCCACTGTTGGCTTCCAAGCCAGCCACACAGGATATGCCTACACCTATGCAGGCTGCCAAGTCATCCCAACAATGCAAGACTGCCAAGCCTGCTCCTGCAGAGGGCACCAGGCCTGCCGCTCAGGATAAAGAGGTCCCTGTGAAGTCTGCCAAGTCAGTTCCACAGGACAAATCCAGTCTTATGCAGGCTGCTAAGCCAGCCCCACAAGACAAGGCCGCCAACCCTGCTCCCATACAGGCCACCAAGTCCGCTTTGCAGGACAAACATGTCCCAGTCCCGGTTGCCAAACCAGCTCCTCAGGACAAGCCTGGCAGGGATGCTCCTGTGGGGGCTACCAAGTGTGCCAAACTAGCCCCCCAGGAGGGATTCGCTAGCATGAAGGCTACCGAGCCAGCACCACAAAACAAAGCTACCAAGCCTGATCCCGTGGAGACCACCAAGCTTGGAACTGAGGATAAACATGTCCCTTTGGAGGCTGTCAAGCCAGCCCCTCAAGGCAAAGCTACCAAACTTGTTACCATGGAGGCCACTAAGCCTGCCACTCATGAAAAACATGTCCCGTCACAGGTTGCAAAGCCTGCCACTAAAGAAAAGGTCACTCCTGTGCAGGCTAAGGCTACCAAGTCAGCCCCACAAGACAAGGCTTCTAATCCGCTTTCTGTGGAAGCCACCAAGCCTGCCTTGCTGGACAAGCATGCTCCTGTGCAGGCTGCCAAGTCTGCCTCTCAGGAGAAATCCACTCTTGTGCAGGCTGCCAAGCTCGCTCCACAAGACAAGGCTCCCAAGCCGCTTCCTGTGGAGGCCACCAAGCCTGCCTTGCACGACAAGCCTGTTCCTGTGCAGGCTGCCAAGCCTGCCTCTCAGGAGAAATCCACTCTTGTGCAGGCTACCCAGGCTGCCAAGCTAGCTCCACAAGACAAGGCTCCCAAGCCGCTTCCTGTGGAGGCCACCAAGCCTGCGTTGCACGACAAGCCTGTTCCTGTGCAGGCTGCCAAGCCTGCCTCTCAGGAGAAATCCACTCTTGTGCAGGCTACCCAGGCTGCCAAGCTAGCTCCACAAGACAAGGCTCCCAAGCCGCTTCCTGTGGAGGCCACCAAGCCTGCCTTGCACGACAAGCATGCTCCTGTGCAGGCTGCCAAGCCTGCTACTCAGGAGAAATCCACTCCTATGCATCCTACCAAGGCTGACAAGCTAGTTCCACAAGACAAGGCTCCCAAGCCGCTTCCTGTGGAGGTCACCAAGCCAGCCTCGCAGGACAAGCATGCTCCTGCGCaggcagccaagcctgcttctcAGGACAAATCCACTTCTGTGCAGGCTACTAAGCCAGCACCACAAGAGAAGATCACAAAGCCAGCACCTCAAGAGAAGACTGCCAAGCCAGCCCCACAAGAGAAGGCTTCCAAGCCTGCTTTTGTCGAGCCAACCAAGCCAGGCTTGCATGACAAAAATGTCCCTGTGGAAGCTACCAAGCCAGCCCCTCTGGGCAAGGCCACTGATGCCAAGCCAGCCTCACAAGAGAAAGCTGCTAAGCCTGCCACTGTAGGGGACACCAAGCCTGCCTTCCAGGACAAGCATGCTCCTGTGCAGGCTCCCAAGCCATCCCCACTAGACAAGACTGCCAAGCCTGCTCCCCTGGGACCTCCCAAGCCCCAGGACAAACCTGTCCCAGCGCAGGTTGTCAAATCAGCTCCCCAGGACAAGACTGGCAAGCCtgctcctgtggaggctaccagCCCAGCTTCGCAGGGCAAATCTACTGCCATGAAGGCTTCAGAGCCGAACATGCAGGATAAACCTGTGGTGGAGGCAGAGAAACCTGCTCAAAAAGCTGAACTAAAGTCTGTTGCTGAAACTAAACCAGTTGTTGAGACCAAATTGGTTGCTGATTCTCCTGTCAATGACTCGACTTCCCGTAAACTGACTTTTGCCGAGGCCCTTGCAAAGCCTGTCCCTGTCCAACCTGATGCTGAGTTACAAAATTCTGTCATTGTACTCAAAACCGCCCCGGCGTCTGATAAAACCCCAGCCCAGGTGGAGACTGTGATCAAGAATGATGCGG GTTCTGGTACAGAATCGGACAGTGATGACTCGGTCCCTGAGCTGGAGGAACAGGACTCtgcacagacacagacacagcaaGCACAG gttgcagctgctgctgaaCTAGATGAGGAACCCGTCAGTAAAGCCAAACAAAGCCGGAGTGAAAAGAAAGCACGAAAG gCAATGTCAAAACTCGGTCTCAGGCAGGTAACAGGCGTCACCAGAGTCACAATTCGCAAGTCCAAGAACATCTTGTTTGTCATCACCAAACCAGATGTCTACAAGAGCCCGGCATCAGACACATACATTGTGTTTGGTGAAGCTAAG ATTGAAGATCTCTCTCAGCAAGCCCAGCTCGCTGCGGCAGAAAAATTCAAGGTGCAGGGAGAAGCAGTTTCAAACATCCAGGAAAATACACAGACGCCAACAGTACAGGAGGAGAGCGAAGAGGAAGAG GTTGATGAGACTGGAGTTGAGGTCAAGGACATTGAACTCGTCATGTCGCAAGCTAACGTATCTCGGGCAAAGGCTGTACGTGccctaaaaaacaacaacaacgacaTTGTCAACGCTATTATG GAGTTGACGATGTAA
- the naca gene encoding nascent polypeptide-associated complex subunit alpha isoform X2, whose product MPGEATETVTEQEMHHPQVETGSGTESDSDDSVPELEEQDSAQTQTQQAQVAAAAELDEEPVSKAKQSRSEKKARKAMSKLGLRQVTGVTRVTIRKSKNILFVITKPDVYKSPASDTYIVFGEAKIEDLSQQAQLAAAEKFKVQGEAVSNIQENTQTPTVQEESEEEEVDETGVEVKDIELVMSQANVSRAKAVRALKNNNNDIVNAIMELTM is encoded by the exons ATGCCTGGCGAAGCAACAGAAACAGTCACGGAGCAAGAGATGCACCACCCACAAGTGGAGACTG GTTCTGGTACAGAATCGGACAGTGATGACTCGGTCCCTGAGCTGGAGGAACAGGACTCtgcacagacacagacacagcaaGCACAG gttgcagctgctgctgaaCTAGATGAGGAACCCGTCAGTAAAGCCAAACAAAGCCGGAGTGAAAAGAAAGCACGAAAG gCAATGTCAAAACTCGGTCTCAGGCAGGTAACAGGCGTCACCAGAGTCACAATTCGCAAGTCCAAGAACATCTTGTTTGTCATCACCAAACCAGATGTCTACAAGAGCCCGGCATCAGACACATACATTGTGTTTGGTGAAGCTAAG ATTGAAGATCTCTCTCAGCAAGCCCAGCTCGCTGCGGCAGAAAAATTCAAGGTGCAGGGAGAAGCAGTTTCAAACATCCAGGAAAATACACAGACGCCAACAGTACAGGAGGAGAGCGAAGAGGAAGAG GTTGATGAGACTGGAGTTGAGGTCAAGGACATTGAACTCGTCATGTCGCAAGCTAACGTATCTCGGGCAAAGGCTGTACGTGccctaaaaaacaacaacaacgacaTTGTCAACGCTATTATG GAGTTGACGATGTAA
- the LOC125989474 gene encoding prostaglandin E synthase 3: MTSRQEMHPASAKWYDKRDSVFIEFCVVDSKDVKVTFDKTKCVFSCVGGTDNVKHENEIELFDAIDQNESNHKRTDRSVLCQLRKAEVGKSWPRLTKDKPQRWLTVDFNNWKEWEDDSDEEMGNFDQFSDMMNNMGGDDFQPDLDGDDDESADSDDEKMPDLE, encoded by the exons ATGACATCACGTCAAGAAAT GCATCCAGCAAGTGCCAAGTGGTACGATAAAAGGGACTCTGTTTTTATAGAGTTCTGTGTAGTGGACAGCAAAGATGTAAAGGTCACTTTTGATAAAACCAAATGTGTTTTCAG TTGTGTTGGAGGAACTGACAATGTCaaacatgaaaatgaaataGAACTCTTTGATGCTATCGATCAAAAT GAATCCAATCACAAACGCACAGATAGATCTGTGTTGTGCCAATTGCGGAAAGCAGAGGTGGGCAAGTCATGGCCGAGGCTTACCAAAGACAAGCCTcag AGGTGGCTCACTGTTGACTTTAACAACTGGAAAGAGTGGGAGGACGACTCAGATGAGGAGATGGGCAACTTTGATCAATTCTCAGAT ATGATGAATAACATGGGAGGTGATGATTTCCAACCTGATCTAGATGGTGACGAT GATGAGTCTGCAGACAGCGATGACGAAA AAATGCCAGATTTGGAATAG